In Miscanthus floridulus cultivar M001 chromosome 8, ASM1932011v1, whole genome shotgun sequence, the sequence GGcggcctccttctcttcctccttcttcctcctctcctcctctcctcctcctcctcctctctttctcctcctcctccggtggcGCGGCACGGGGGGCGACGCTGGCGCGggcgtgtgtgcggtgtgtgtgggccggcccagCCGACGGGGTTAAAtccctcctttgccgagtgccctcgatctgacactcggcaaaggtttttttatttctttgccgagtgccacctggcctggcactcggcaaagagttttttaaaaaaaaaatctttgtcgagtgcccccaatctggcactcggcaaagtattttttttaattttttaaaattctttgccgagtaccaaccggtctggcactcggtaaagaggggttttttaaaaattttaaaaaaatctttaccAAGTGCCAGCCGTcctaacactcgacaaagaggctcctttgccgagtgtcattttttgacactcggcaaaccatattttttatcACTTTTGATCTTCAaattttttctgcagtcctcatacaatacctggtactccatgttccaatgtggcacatttctcggactttttctatatttctttaatttatttcatttaattgaattttttggataattcaaattataactgctagttattcgaataatgaaaaaataaatggaaaaatgatattcatgttatttactataatgtgaggccgtatctaggaacggaccaccaatttcgaacatcttgttcacgaaacatgaccacgaacttgcggtcgagttgtttttaaattctataaaaaacaaacgaagtccaaaaataatgaaacttgtcaagatgtcaataTATCATatatggaggctgtgataaaaaattgaggaggtttcgcgtaagtttgtcacgtacgatgcttaccacctcgtcgccCTCTTCACGAAAACATGAAACTTCTTtgaagattcttcggtttgcaagcatcgtacgtgagcgaaaccttctcaattttttatcacagcctccacatatgatatcatgatatcttgacaagtttcatgattttcggacttcgtttgctttttatagaatttaaaaataactcaaccgcaagtttgtggtcatgtttcgtgaacaagatgtttgaaattgatGGTCTGTTCccggatacggcctcacattatactaaataacatgaatatcattttttcattattcgaatgactagccgttataatttgaattatccaagaaattttaattaaatgaaataaattaaagaaatatagaaaaagtccgagaaatgtgccacattgaaacatggagtaccaggtattgtatgaggactgcagaaaaagtttgaagATCAAAAGTgataaaaaatatggtttgccaagtgtgaaaaatgacactcggcaaaggagcctctttgccgagtgtcagaataagacactcggcaaaggattaacggcgCCTGCCAGCCGTTAACggaggcggccctttgccgagtgtcttatcctgacactcggcaaaccacatctttgccaagtgttattgtttgccgagtgctcggcactcggcaaacaacctctttaccgagtgccagttgtttgccgagtgctttctctctagcACTTGACAAAtagcctctttaccgagtgtctgataaaaaacactcggcaaagaagccgtcttCAGTAGTGTATCTGCTAGTTCTGAGTTCAATGAAGAAGTAAACTTTGCACTCGCTATTTTTTATTGCCCATATAGTACTATATGCATGCATAAACTGAAGTTCTCTCAATCTCATTGCTCCTGATCGATGTGTTTAAGATCTCGAAGATTCAAGTGGCCTTCGATCTGTTGCATTAGTTAACCTAATTGTCTTTAATATAGATCGAGCTAACTTGATGAAGACACGTATATAGCATAGTGGTGTCAGCTAAAGCTAATGGAGAtcgaggccctgtttggttttcCCTCGCTGGCTATACTTTAGTCACAGGATGTTTGGTTAATTTGAGTGATTAAAAGAGGCCTTTTAGTCCCTTTTAGTTAGGATGTTTGGCTCTAAAGTGACTAAATGGAACTAAAATGTGAGATTTAGTCCCATTTAGCAACATCCTGATGACTAGTTGGCTAAAGCTTATTTAATCATATTGTTTAGGTGAAAAATGACTAAATAAAACTAGATTTAACTGGCTGAAGTTTAGCAGGAGAAACAAACACTCCCCGTTAATTGGCTGAGACTGGAAGAGTGAAGACACGatcgatgctgctgctgctgagagACCGCATGCGCAGGGGGACCATATATGCATTATTAGTTGTTGTTACTGTATAGAATTGTTGCACCCCCACTATAGCTCGTTGCATGCATGCGTGTGCCAATGTGGCAAAGTGTGTAGGCGCTTGTGTTTATATGTATGTATGATGATGCTTGTAATCTAATCGTCCTTTTTTTTGCGCAGAAAGTTGCTACATAATATATCCTTGTTTTTTTTATTCGCACGGCGCCACTGCTTCCTCATCTGCCTACTATACACCGGCCGTCTGATCTGCAGCGTAGATCGAGGCCATCCAGTGTTCTGGCCGTGGCCTGACGATCAGCTAGCAATATCACAGTGAAGCCTGACTCTCTGCTCTCTAGAAGGTCATGTTCAcgtgcccttaaatccggcttgatctgcttatttttttcatctgaaacagtatttttctctcacaaattcatccagcattcctccaaaccatccagattcctccaaaattcaGACAAGCGGCTTGTTAATTAGTCAAGCTTCTCTTCCTCCCGTTAATCACCAGACTTTAATTTTCCCTCTCCTCAGATGCTGTCATGCATGCGCATGCCCCTACCACTTCCAGTGACGGATCTCCGTCCTGCACTATTTGTTCAGTCCATCTCCGGCCGGTTCCTCCGAATCTGTTGAACTGGCACAGCAAGCATGCATGAGCTGTGGAAGAACGAGCTCCGGCTCTGCAGGGTCCCCCAATCTTTATCTGCAGCTTTCCATTAGCCCCGGACCTCATATACATGGCATGGCTCCCCTCAAAACTAAATAAGAGGTACTGCATCTCTTTTACTGTCAAAACCATTTCTATATCAATTAGTAGGATGTTTAATGAGTACTCCCTCTGTTCAGAAAAAACGCAATTCTAGCTTTGAACCTGGACACGATCTTAGATCCCGTTTGGATTGACTAAAATAAATTACTAGCTGCAACAATAATAAAAAAAACTCTAGCTGATAGATCTATACGACTTAGCTTAGGAGTAGTTTACTTTGAACTATTCAACCATCCAACTTATAAAAAACTATCAACTTATAAAAACATTAGCTGATCCAAATGGGCCATTAATGACTCCATTTCCACGTATGTGCCTACTAGCGTGCTGGGCCAAATACCTTGCCATGTTGTGCAGGAAGTTGAGAACATTTGTTACAGGGAACCGTACAAGAAGAATATATCGCTGTTTTGCACACTTTGATCTACCAATTTTTACTCCACATAACAGGCCTTGATGCTGTGATCACACCTTTGATATTTTTTAATGGTTGTTGTGTCCATTCGGTTCATCAAAGTGACTACTTCATACACCTTGAATGCTTCACTTTCGATTGCTAAATCTTAGCATCCAAGCCAAAGAATTGGCTAACCAATGAGCTGACAATTTATTCCGTTGTGTTTTCCTTCCTAATAGTGAACACAACAAACCACTATTAATTATTAGTGCAAATTGCTATTCTAGCTTGCACCTGCGACAACACACGGGGTACCAGCTAGTTTCACAAAATTTTGAACACACAAGTATTTTGGCATGTGGTACGTTGCTAGTTAGGAGAATCATGCATTGTTTACATGTTCTTTTGGCCGGCGTGTTCTTGATGAGTATTTAATTTTTCACTAAATGTCATAAAATTTTGAACACACAAGTACTAGCATGCATATGTTGCTAGTTAGGAGAATCATGTACGGTTTATTGGCGTGTTCTTGATGACGCCAAGGTAGCTAATTAAGCTTTGGCGTTTAATGCCAGGACGCCGAACTTTGCCAAGCTGCGGGTCTATttctgaaaattgttttgccagaTATGTGAGTTTATAAACAATGTTTGCCAAAAGGcccatttggagatataaatactTCACCGTCCATGCTACTACGTAGCTTCACACCAACACCACGAGACTTCTTCTGCTCTGCCTGATATGTCTCTCTCGGGCTCGGCAGCTTCCATCCTCCTCCATGCCTTCGTCCTCACGACCCTTCTTCTCCTCGCCGACACGGTCTCCACCTGGGCATTTGTCCCGGTGGTCGACCACCGGGACGACGTGAACACGACGATGTTTACCAACGGCTCCTCGTTGACGTCTCCTAAAAGTGCCGAAAACTGGGAGATGTACTACTGCTTCCTCTGCACGGGGCGCCACCCGCTGCTCATTCACTACTGCCCCATCTACTGGGACGAGTGCCACCTCAACTGTTGGGATGCCATTCCCGAGGCACCAGCACCCCCCGCGCCagtgccgccgtcgtcgtcggtgGGGTCGTCGGCTCACCGCACGGCCACGGTGCAGGGCAAGGAGTGCTACGTCATGAAGCTGTACATGTCCGGCCGCTACGTCATCGTCGAGCGCCTGAGCTGCGATGGCATCGCCGCCTGCTTCCTCACCTGCGGCGGCGGGGAGCTAGACGATCAGAAGGTCGCCATGGGCACCGCCACCACCACGGTGCCGGCGACGATGACGGCCGCAATGCAGCAGGGGAGCTTTGTGCCTTTCGAGCTGTGCAACACGCAGGTCAATGCTCTGCGGGCTCCGCCATCAGCAGGCGTCGTCGTCCCGGCTGGTGGTGCACATTGACGGCCCTAGCTGTCTAGCTCTGCTCTCATGGATGCATGGATGGATGCGTGTCGCGTGTGTGCGATGTCTGCATGCGCGAGTGTCGAACTAGTTGCGTACTCGCGTGCGGTAATCTGTGTGGATTCGGTTTTTATTTCATGAATGTTGTGTCCCTTCGGTTCATTAAAGTGATTGCTACATATATACACCTTGACTGTTTTACATCTGATTGCAAATCTTGACATCCAAACCAAAGAATTGGCGGCTAACCAATTCAAGGGGATGAcaatttatttagttatattTTTCTTCCTAATATGCTACTTCAAATGCTCCTTGAAAGGCCTTGATGTTGTGACCACACACCTTAGATATTTTTTCGCGCCTGTTGTGTCCCTTCGGTTCATCATCAAAATGTGACTGAGTGTTTCATTCACTTCGAAGTGCTAAATCTTGGCATCGTCCAAGCCAGAGAATTAGCTACCCAATGACCTGACAGTTTGTTTCGTTGTGTTTTCCTTCCTGATATGGTACTTCAACTGTCACTTGATGAGACGACCAACAAGGTGTCAGCCTGGAATAATCATCTCTACTACAAGATAACATTTCAAGACTAATATGGCTTCGCTGATATTTCTGTGCCATCACGAAACTTTAGGTTTTGTCAAAAAAATGTTCAGTCTCCAACCTTTCTTCTCTATATATGTTCAGAACATACATATGTACCTTAGAGGTTTTTATCATCCTTTTGCATATTAATCAACTATGGTActcacatgcatgcaatgatatACACTATTACTACAAATTGCTATTCTTTCCTGGGTCCGCGGCAATGCGCGGGTATcaactagtttttcttttaaacaAAATGAGCACATAAGTACTGGCATGCATATGTTGCCTGTTAGGAGAATCATGTATCCTTTACATGTTCTTCAGGTCGGCGTGTTCTTGATGAGTATTTAAATTTTCAGTGAATTTCACAAAATTTTGAACACACAAGTATTGGCATGTGTACGTTGCTAGTTAGGAGAATCATATATTGTTTACTTGCTAGTTAGGAGAATCATGTGTTGTTTACTGGCATGTCCTTGATGACGACGCAGAGGTAGCTAAGGTAAATTTGCCAAAATACCCATTTGGAAACATAAATACTTCACCATGCCTGCCACCATGCAGGCATGCATGTAGCATCACACCAACAACACCAAGCCATCTTCTGCTCTGCCTGGCATGTCTCTTTCGACAGCTTCCATACTCCTCCATGCCTTCCTCCTCACCACCCTTCTCCTCGCAACATCCATATCCATCCCGGTGGAACATGGCGACGTGAACACGACGACGACATTTACCAACAGCTCGGCAACGTCGTCCCCTGATGACAAGGAGAACTTTGAGATGTACTTCTGCTTCCTCTGCTCGGGGCGCGACCCGCTGCTGATTCACCACTGCCCCATCTACTGGGACGAGTGCCACCTCATCTGCGACGATGACATGTCCACCTCCACCACCGTCGATGCCGCCGTTCCCATGGCTACTGCGCCCCCCGCACCACCAGTGTCGTCGCCGCTAGGGTCGTCGTCGGCCCACCCCATGGTGCAGGGCGATGACTGCTACGTCATGAAGCTCTACATGTCCGGCCGCTACGTCATCGTCGAACACCGGCCGTGCAAGTACATCGCCTGGTGCTTCCTCACCTGCGGCGGCGGGGAACTGGCCGACCGCCGGAAAGTCGTCATGGGCGGCACTACGACCACAATGCCGGCGACGATCCAGGGGAGCTTTCTGCCTGTCGAGCTATGCGGCACGCAGACGCAGGTCAATGCTCCGTGGGCTCCACCATCAGCAGGAGTCGTCGTCCCAGCTGGTGGTGCACACTGACGGCGCTAGCTGCCTAGCTCCGCTCTTGTGGAGGACGGAGGCGTGCCATGCGTGCGCGGTGTCTGCATGCGGTTTAGGTCACGTACTCGAGTGCGATAATCTGTGTTGATTCAGTTTTTGTTTTTATGGCTGTTATGCTCCTTCGATTCATCAAAACTTGAGTGTTTCACTTCTGATTGCTAAATTTTGGCATCCAAGCCGTTCGTCCGTTCGTCTCTGCGTCTTCTGGCCGCAATCCGTGTCACCGTACCGTTTGCGAAACTTCTTGTGCAGTTGTGCGTGCTGAAGATTGTTCTTGTACTGAAACTCCATGTTTGTGCTGAAAAATGGACCTACCGGCCGCTATGACTGAAACAATATGTGAAATTGATATCTTGCCAAATAGTATTGCTGTGATGGAAACTATATGCCACTCATTCAGATCTATATTTTGTTTGCGTTTggcatttgaatttgaatttaaaatccTGAACTATGGATTTTAAATGTTGTTGAATCGTATATGTGGTAGAATTATAAAAGTAAGCTTTGATTTTTTTGATGACGTTGAAATAAAGTTTACACTATACTCCCTCTGTCATGCAATACAGTGCGTTCTAAGACAACCGAAGGGAACACTTAAATGACGCAGGTACCCATAGATTATTCCAATTATAGAGTTTCTCCTTAAATTATGGCTTCTTTTTTAACAAACCTTACCAAATCTAAACATAGTCATTACGTAGAATGCATTGTATTTCAATACAAATTTTAGAAGTCGCAGTGCACTCTATTTTAGGACGGAGAGAGTACGATATATATATGTAAAATGGGAGGTGATATGAAGGAAAGGTAATCTAGGAGACATAATTTTTCTCAATCTGCTGTGTATGGATCTCCTTTGGTTATTACGTGTTTCTTGTTAAGCAGATAAAGCCGAAAGTACATTTTCAAGACCTTGTATCATCGCTTCCTCTATCAAAACAAATTTGCTGGAGTAGCCATCTCATTTAACTAGAaatcatgtttttcaaaaccccctAATCACTTATAGAGGAATACATTTTTCTTAATCTGAACAGATCTGTAGGCCAGCGAAACCGCTAAAGAAATGTGCAATCTCTTGGCTCTATTCATTGCAGCTAAACCGCCAAAAAAAACATCTGCTTGGCTCTTTACTCTTGGTAGGCGGCCTCCAAGGATTATATCTTTGATGGTTTATCTATTTTTCTTGGCAGTTTTGGATGGCCAAGGTAGTTTCAGATCTTGGTAGTGATAGCAATGAACTCAGTTCATCCCCGccatatgcaaaaaaaaaaaggaaaaatcaccaaaaaTCATGAATATTTTGCAGAAATTTCATCGAAATTTTTGAAACTTCAACCAAAGAGATATAcaatttttctaaaattttagATCTCAACAAAACATTAACATAGTTTATGACTACACATCCAGTGAGTAGAAGAATATGGGACATAAACAACACATCTATTGAATACAGGAATATCCAACATAAACAACACACATGTTAAGTAGAAGAATATGCAACATAAATGATAGAAATATGAGTCTATAGTAATATATTTACAATAAAGCATGTGCATTAACGTAATATGGAATTTTGGATTTTTGTTTCGCCGACCCATGAAATTaccaaaattcacaaaatatTGACGAAATTTTGAACCATGATTATTACTAAAGGGCACCTCCAATAGTAAGAGTCAAGCACTTACTCTTAGATGCCATCTCATCTGGTATGCCCTACATGTAAGGTGTTATTTATTGATATATTATCTCTCCTATTCAAGAGAGAAATCCAGAGGAGTTATGTCTCATACATTTGGACACGCAAAAAGTGCTCTTCTCCTTAGCTAGCTCAAAGTTTTTTTTACCTCTTTCTTCTTACTAGATATAATACTAACTTAGAACTGGTCATTAGAGGTGTCCTAATATACAATGGGTCTATGATCTGAAATCGTCACATGCCAAGGAGGTCCCAACTTATATATgtaattagggatgaaaacggacggaaaAAATCCCGTCCCATCCCTATCCATCTTTGAGTGCCAACTTCTCATATGTGTTCATACTAAATATGATAAAGTATGAGCTGGTTACATGATACTTATAGCTAAAGTCACTTCAACTTCGACGTAGTCTAAGTCATCAATTTAAACTAATTATAAAAAATGACAAGTATATCTACTAGCAAATAAACACCAAAAGAAACTATATGAGATTTAAATAATTCCAAACTAGACATAGTAATGTAGtcgatcatgattttagaaaaacatATCTAAAACCTATGGAGCTAAAACAAAATTCTAAGGTTAAATTAGATTTTTGGGTCCTTAATTTTTAAAACAAGTATTTGGatatttttaaaattttatttccctatcttttttataAAATCTATTTGACCTTTATAAAGGATTAACATAGTACAATTTACCTTTCTCGTGGCTGACATGGCAACATGTCATACTAAGTCACCTTGTGAACCACACAGGGAGCTAAACACTCGTTTTTCTAGTTTGATGGAGTAAATCGGACCACAACCATAGATGAGGaggttcattttttttttcttttgtctttTTGGTGAATGGTGAGAGCCTAAGTTGGCGGAAAAGAAACCCAGTAGGGCATGGGCCAGCAGCGTACGTGTGTGTTTGGCGGAAAGCCCATTGACAAGCCACCATTTCGGTCTGTCTGAGTTTTCTCGTTGGGCCTAACCTATCGACGTACACACAGACAACCCACTGGCCTGTGCGATGCCTCATATACTAATGCGGCTTCGTGCTTGTGTATGGGGAGAAGAAAAATGTATATTGTGCATCGAGAGAAGAGAAATATGCATCGAAAAGTAAAAATGATAGTTAATTAAGATAAAATTTTAATGTCATAAGGTCAAATATTTTGAGACGGGGGAGTATACTACTTAAGACATGTATATAGAGGTTACCTTGTTCTTGTAAGGACAGTCTCGGTAGAGGTTTTATACGAGTTTCATGAGCATCAAATAAACTGACCTATGGCATATTATTGATATAAAAGTTTTATAGGATGAAATGAGTTTCACAGAGATAAAATTTATTTTCCAACACATAGGAGTCTTTTTTTAGATGTAACACATAGGAGTCTTAGAAACAATAAGATAAAACCCCTCACCGAAATCGTCCTAACTGGATAACTTCTTCAGCTTACCGGGACTGCTCTATGTACCCTGGTTCTGCGCGCGATGTAGTGGTGACCGCGTCGCCCACTCGCTCACGTCCTCGCCTTGGCCGGTTTGCTCACTGCCGCTACGCCACTAGCGCTAGATCTTAGGAGCTCAGTTAGCCGGCACTagcatattttatatatatatatatatatatatatatacacacactaaatttTAGACCATTTTAGCTCTCAAGGCATCAAACAATAGACCACTTTAGCTCCTGGGTACCAAATGGAAGGTTTAGAGTAATGTCTAAAGTATTAATCCTCGACTTTATTCCACTTAATTTAGATCGAAGTATCAAAGAGGCGCAATTCTTGCTGTGTTTCACTGACAACGATAGAAGTGACGACTACTTTACTATTGTCATCGTCAATCGTTGAGACTCCACTTTACTATTGGTCAGGGTGTTTCTTGTTTCAACGAAAACTTTTTAGCGAGGATGATAAAAGTGCCGGACGCTaagtaaaaaacgattttttagTAACGGGGTGAATTTTTTATAGGGACGGCTGATGATAGAGTCACCCCTACAGTGACATGCTCGGGAGCCCAGACactagccgctcctacaaatgaaacaacaggggcggctggtgatacgagccgcccctacaaatgggtctgatttgtagggatgactcactcaccagccgcctccggagttgttatttgtaggggcggcaaatacctccgatttgtagggcggctcaatcaccagccgtccctataaatgacccacatataaaacaactGCAACACATTCTTtcttctcgggtcactcactccaacccgtgaaagaaaggtgtggAGGTCTTGGGCACctctcaaaaattgctctactaaggggggaaggttttggtctaaAATCCTTTGGTGaaaaggttgtagaaggtaagaaaatactattccacacttttttgaagttttagtgggtggttagtgagtaattaaagttttatttttctctctcttctatggtgcttgagctacttatgaagcaaattatacccaagttttaaatgtactagagTAAATTAGGAAGGGGAACAAGATCAATCCCTTATTTGgtctatgtttcttgattttagtgaacaattagttagttttatgcatgtttcatgtgcatgtagatctagatctagggtttggtttttttattaattttgtttttgtaaatttatgtttgataaaattggactagggtttgtatgaaagatattggataaagtataattgttgctaactgttgtctttgaaattgtttattgtaatcaataaatatgtattttaattatttatggataaatagaccattaattaattttcctctaccatggtgtgtttgtaactttgtatgcttcatgtaattatattagatttatattcatatatatctaaagtatatacaattattctcaagtaattattaatttgatttatttttatatatatctgaataagtagtactttaatgtttgttttgttgttattgtaaaagatggagtacaggaactcttagatgtatggttcgttaaggtttaagGCAGGTTTTCgtaaagaggtggataaatttattgaagccgtaaagaagcatgcaacgacattgatagagaataaggatacaattatttgtccctgtaaagattgcaaaaaCCGTAtgtcatggacagatgtgactatcatcagatcacatttgattatgcgaggatttattgaggactacatagtgtggattcatcatggtgaaacggttattgtt encodes:
- the LOC136470741 gene encoding uncharacterized protein — its product is MSLSGSAASILLHAFVLTTLLLLADTVSTWAFVPVVDHRDDVNTTMFTNGSSLTSPKSAENWEMYYCFLCTGRHPLLIHYCPIYWDECHLNCWDAIPEAPAPPAPVPPSSSVGSSAHRTATVQGKECYVMKLYMSGRYVIVERLSCDGIAACFLTCGGGELDDQKVAMGTATTTVPATMTAAMQQGSFVPFELCNTQVNALRAPPSAGVVVPAGGAH
- the LOC136470742 gene encoding uncharacterized protein — encoded protein: MSLSTASILLHAFLLTTLLLATSISIPVEHGDVNTTTTFTNSSATSSPDDKENFEMYFCFLCSGRDPLLIHHCPIYWDECHLICDDDMSTSTTVDAAVPMATAPPAPPVSSPLGSSSAHPMVQGDDCYVMKLYMSGRYVIVEHRPCKYIAWCFLTCGGGELADRRKVVMGGTTTTMPATIQGSFLPVELCGTQTQVNAPWAPPSAGVVVPAGGAH